The proteins below are encoded in one region of Corvus hawaiiensis isolate bCorHaw1 chromosome 3, bCorHaw1.pri.cur, whole genome shotgun sequence:
- the HEY2 gene encoding hairy/enhancer-of-split related with YRPW motif protein 2 produces MKRPCEETTSDSDMDETIDVGSENNYSGQSNSSVIRSNSPTTTSQIMARKKRRGIIEKRRRDRINNSLSELRRLVPTAFEKQGSAKLEKAEILQMTVDHLKMLQATGGKGYFDAHSLAMDFMSIGFRECLTEVARYLTSVEGLDTSDPLRVRLVSHLSTCASQREAAAMTSSMARHHHPLHPHHWAAAFHHLPAALLQPNGLQASDAAPCRLSSDVPPHGSALLTATFAHADAALRVPSAGSIAPCVPPLSTSLLSLSATVHAAAAAATAAAQSFPLSFTGTFPMLPPSAAAAVAAATAITPPLAVSATASPQQAGTGGGTKPYRPWGTEVGAF; encoded by the exons ACTACTCGGG GCAAAGTAATAGTTCTGTCATTCGATCAAATTCCCCAACAACGACATCTCAGATAATggccagaaagaaaagaagaggg ATTATAGAGAAAAGGCGCCGTGATCGTATAAATAACAGTTTATCAGAGCTGAGGCGGCTTGTGCcaactgcttttgaaaaacaa GGATCTGCCAAATTAGAAAAAGCGGAAATACTGCAAATGACAGTGGATCATCTGAAGATGCTGCAGGCAACAGGAGGTAAAG GTTATTTTGATGCTCATTCCCTGGCCATGGATTTCATGAGCATCGGCTTCCGGGAGTGCTTGACAGAAGTTGCGAGGTACCTGACTTCGGTGGAAGGTCTCGACACGTCCGACCCCCTGCGTGTTAGACTCGTGTCTCACCTGAGCACCTGTGCCTCTCAGAGGGAAGCTGCTGCCATGACGTCCTCCATGGCccgccaccaccaccccttGCACCCTCACCACTGGGCAGCCGCCTTCCACCACCTCCCGGCCGCTCTGCTGCAGCCGAACGGACTCCAGGCCTCCGATGCTGCCCCGTGCAGACTCTCCTCGGACGTGCCCCCGCACGGCTCCGCCCTGCTCACGGCCACCTTCGCCCACGCCGATGCCGCCCTCAGAGTTCCCTCCGCTGGCAGCATCgctccctgtgtccctcctCTCTCTACCTCCCTCTTGTCCCTGTCGGCCACTGTTCACGCCgcggctgcagcagccacagctgctgcccagagctTCCCCCTCTCCTTCACCGGCACCTTCCCGATGCTTCCCCccagcgcggccgccgccgtCGCAGCGGCGACCGCCATCACCCCTCCGTTGGCCGTGTCAGCCACTGCCAGCCCTCAGCAGGCTGGCACCGGGGGCGGCACGAAACCCTACCGACCCTGGGGGACTGAAGTTGGAGCCTTTTAA